CTCTCGGACAACCAGAGTTGAAGGAAGAGCAGCGAATGCATTCTCACTTAATCCTTGTGGGCATTTTCGGGGTTTGTACCAAATCACCAACTTATCGCTTTCTCCAGTAATTCTTCCTCTTTGCATGGATGTTTTTCGGGACTGATGCTTCCGAAAAACTACATCACATTCAAGATTTTTAATCGAAACCAAATCGGCATAAGCACAAAAAGCCCTATCCCCTAAAAGTACATCTAAGGGATTGAGAAATTGGTACAACTGCCTAGCTAATTGGAGATCGTGAGTGTGTAAAACATTGATAGCTATTGCTAGAGCAGCACCTGTAACTAGACTAAACATCACACCAATTTTAGCAATGGGGAACCCACATCCAGGCTTTTGACTTTTTGATTGAGGATAAGCTTTTTGGTTCTCTACAGTGTCAGGCATTGAGACGGTGGAACCGTCTATTACTTTCACATGACGACCACACCACAAATATTCTGTTGTCACTTTCTCTGATAAATCTTGTGCCACTTTCCCGAACAGTTTCTGCAATAATTCTTCCGGTAATCTCGAACGTGCTTGACAGTAAGCACTTGTATCAGTTGAAGGAAGTTCTACTTTTTCATTGACCAAATAAGCAATTATTCTGCTCACAGCGTTATGGCAACTTTTATCAACATCCAAAACTTGAGAGAGAAATGCCCACAAAGTTACAAATGGGTCGAATAATCGACGACGATATTTAATTTGTAGCTCCTCAATGATTCTCTGGATTTCCGACTCTGGTAACAGTTCTTGGAATGGTAGTCCCAAGCTTTGCGTGAATTTATCCTTGAGAATTTTCACTCGATTTGGCACAGTAGTAATAGTCATATTCGCTTCCAATCGTCCATTTCTTTTTTACCGGAGTTGGAAGCTTTTTCTACATTCAGAATAATTTTTTAGCAGATACCTGCATCACCGTTGCGTCAACAATCAAGCTGCTTGTCCAATGCTGCTCTTAATTTCTTAACCCCCACGAGCAAGCCATTTTGCCCAAGTCTCTATCCTTCAAGGATTTCGCCTTATCTTAGTGCCATTCACAAATAAACCGTTGAGCAGTCAATTCAGGACGGTTGAGGTAGCCTCTTGCTAAACCGACTCCGCCAATGTATATTTCACCTGGAATACCGATGGGTTGGGGTTGGAGGTGGGCATCGAGGATGTAGATTTGAGTGTTAGCGATCGCCCGACCGATAGTTGTATCTTTACGATCGCTTACTTCAGCGATCGTAGACCAAACAGTTGTTTCCGTCAGCCCGTAAGCATTGAAGAAATGGCGATCGCTTGCCCAACGGGCTGCAATTTCCGGCGAACAAGTTTCTCCAGCAGAAATTAGAGTTTGCAAAGCTGGCAATTGAGTGGGTGATAAAGTCTTCAGTACGGCAGGCGGAAGGGTAGCATGAGTGATGGCGTGATGCCGTAGATACGAAATCAACTCCGATCCTAGACGTGCTGCTTTTGGCACTAGATATAGGGTTGCTCCTATTACCCATGCCATGACAATCTCGAAGATAGAAGCATCAAAGCTAAGGGAAGCAAATTGGAGAATTCGATGCTCTGGTTTGAGATCGAAGGTGTGAATTTGCGCTTGGGCTAGATTGCACAGTCCGCCATGTTCGACTAAAACCCCTTTGGGTTGTCCGGTCGAGCCGGAAGTGTAAATTATATAGGCAAGATTTGCGGCAGTTACACCACTGTTTATGTTTTCCCCGCTCTGTTGAGCAACGATTTCCCAATCGCGATCGAGGTAGAGTGGTTGAAGATCCCCCCAACCCCCCTTCAAAAGGGGGGCTACGGATTGACGATCCCCCCAATCCTCCGAAGAGGGGGTTAAGGATTGACGATCCCCCCAATCCTCCGAAGAGGGGGTTAAGGATTGACGATCCCCCCAATCCTCCGAAGAGGGGGCTAAGGATTGTTGTGTTAGTAGGATAGTTATTTGGGCATCCTCTAACATGAACTTGAGACGTTCTGAGGGATAGGCGGGATCTAAAGGGACATAGGCTCCGCCAGCTTTCAGAATTCCTAAAATGCCCACCATCATCAAGAACGATCGCTCTACGCAAATACCAACTTTGACTTCTGGCGCAACTCCAAGTGTTTGCAAATAGCTGGCAAGTTGGTTGCTACGGTAGTTCAATTCTTGGTAAGTTAATTGCTCGTCTTTATAGACAACAGCGATCGCGTTTGGCGTTTTATCTGCCTGAGCTTCAAATAATTGATGAATGCACTGCAACGGGTAATCTTGCTGAGTAAGATTCCATTCCACTAATAGCTGCTGCCGTTCTGCTGCTGTCAAAATTGGTAAGTCTGCTAGTCGTCGATGTGGATCGGCAACAATTCCTGCGAGTAAGGTTTGAAAATGTCCTAGCATTCGGACGATCGTACTGCGATCGAATAGATCGGTACTGTAAATTATCTGCCCTTGCAATCCTGCTGGAGTTTGCCATAAATGAAACTCTAAATCTAATCTGCTCGTACCCCTGTCAAACTCAAACTGACTTAAAGCGAGTCCAGGTAATTCTAAAGCTGTAATCGGCGTGTTTTGCAGTGCGATCGCCACAGAGAACAAAGGATGTCGGCTCAAGTCGCGCTCTGGGCGCAACTCTTCCACTAACTTCTCGAAGGGTAAATCTTGATGTGCATAGGCTCCTAGCGTTACTTCCCGCACTCGTCCCAACAATTCCCAAAAGGTAGGATTGCCAGATAAATCTGTTCGCAGCACTAGGCTATTGACGAAAAAGCCGATTAATGGCTCTATTTCAGGGCGGTTACGGTTAGCTATGGGCGATCCAACAGCAATATCTTCTTGTCCGGTATAGCGATGTAGCAACGTTTGAAATGCTGCCAGCAAGGTCATAAACAGAGTTACGCCTGCTTGCTGACTGAAAGCTTCTAGGAACTGCGTGAGATTTTTTGATAGCTGAAAATTGTGTGTCGCACCTTTGTAGCTTTGAATGGGCGATCGCGCTCTGTCAGTGGGAAGATTTAAAACTGCAAGATCGGCTAACTGCGATCGCCAGTACGACAGTTGCGACTCTAGTACTTCCCCTTGCAACCACTCCTGCTGCCAATGAGCGAAGTCAGCATATTGAATGGGCAAATCTGCTAGAGGAGAAGATTTATTACTACTAAAGGCAGTGTAGAGCGTGCCGAGTTCTCGTACCAGTACGCCGATCGACCAACCATCGGCAATAATGTGGTGCAGATTCAATAGTAGGATGTATTCAAGTGCATCTAATTGAAAAATTGTCAACCGTAATAGCAAATCTGCGCTCAGGTCAAAGGGGCGCTGAGATAGGGCGATCGCCTGTTGTCTTGCAGCTGCTTCGCGATCGCTTGCAGGTAAAGTACGTAAGTCTACAATAGCGAGAGGTACACTCACGCTCTCTACCACAACTTGATGCAGTTGTCCCTCTGACATTTCAAATCTTGTTCGCAAAACTTCGTGACGGCGCACGATTTCGTTAAATGTTTGCTCTAAGGCAGTAATGTTGAGGTGTCCGTGCAAGCGAATCGCAGCCGAGATGTTGTAGAAAGGATTTCCAGGCGCTAAGGCGTGAAGAAACCACAATCGCTGCTGGGCGAACGATGCCGGAAAGACAAATTCAGCGTTCGAGACAGGATTGGTATTCAACGATCGCCTTCCTCTGTATCGCGGTTGAGGGACGATCGCAAGCGACGATGAGCAGCGCGAGAAAGAGGAACAATCTGGGGCGTTTGTTGCGGCTGGTTGCTCTGTAAATGGGCGATCGCTTTGGCAAGTTGGGCGACTTGGGGTGACTCAAACACGTTGCGTAAAGGTAACTCTACACCGAATGCATCGCGGATACGGGAAGTTAGTTGAGTTGCTAGCAGCGAATGCCCCCCTAACTGGAAGAAGTTATCGTGAATCCCTACACGCTTGTGTCCTAGCAGTTCAGCCCAAATATTCGCAAGTTTCTGCTCGATGGGCGATCGCGGCGTGTCATCAGTCCCCCATTGCTGGATCGTGTCAGGCGCTGGAAGTGCGCGACGGTTGACTTTGCCATTCGGTGTCAGGGGTAGTGCTTCTAATACCACAAAGGCAGAAGGGATCGCGTACTGGGGCAAGCTTTGCTCTAAGTAACTTCGTAGTTGGGGAATCAGATGACGGGCAAACTGTGTCTGTAAAGGATCGTTTGCGTAAGTTTTCCAAGGACGAGTTAGATTCACTTGCTTTTGAAAAGGCAATATCGCACTATTTTTTGTGGCGGATTGATGCTGAAAGGTCACATCATAACATCCCGTATTATCTGCATTTGACCAACTCACGTCAACGGTATAGGGCAGTTCTGCCACTAAATCCCACCAATCTTCCGGTTCAATACCCGATGTCACCTGCTCCAATGCTTCACGCATTTTGCCTGCGGTTTTGGGTGCTTGCGTTCCTTCTACTAGCCATTGAGCCGTTTTGACTGCTCCTACGACACGGGCATTAGGAATTTTTGTAATACTCAGTGCTGCTGGCTTTTCAGCTAGTTGCTGGCGTACTTGGGCAAGATTTACATTGTCTTGAGTCCAATTCAGTTGGGACGATCCCCCCAACCCACCTTGGGAAGGGGGGCATGAAGATCCCTCTAATTCCCCTTGGCAAGAGGGGGATGAAGATCCCCCCAACCCCCCTTGATAAGGGGGGCATGAAGATTTGTTTAACCTCCCTTGATAAGGGGGGAGCGAGGGGGGATCTGCCTCGATATGTAAAATTACGTTGTAGCGAAACTGAGTTAATTCATTACAATATCGACCGCGTGTGAGCTGAACTTGAATATGACTAATTCGTTCCAAGTGCTGTTTCAAGGCATGAAAGAAAGCAGGATCGATCGCCAGTTCCGTCTCCTGAAATATCGCCGTCTGTACCTGCTGTTGCAGATGCTCTCGACTTGCGGTATTATCTGCCCGCTCCAATTGAACCGCAGCATGAAAAGCTGACAACAAGGGTAGACTCCGTACATCTCCAATAAAGACAAAGCCACCAGGGGCAACAGTGTGAATTGCTTGTTCCAGCACTTGCAGGAGATAATCTATGCTAGGAAAGTACTGCACGATCGAATTAAGAATCACTGCATCAAAGCTATTTGCCTCTAGACCTTCAAAGTTAGTTGCCATCCTCTGAAGTAACTTTACTTGAGGCAATGGTTGAGTTGCTAACTGTTGCTCGATGTATTCAATGGATGCAGATGAGAAATCAGTTCCCCAATAC
This window of the Chroococcidiopsis thermalis PCC 7203 genome carries:
- a CDS encoding IS4 family transposase — protein: MTITTVPNRVKILKDKFTQSLGLPFQELLPESEIQRIIEELQIKYRRRLFDPFVTLWAFLSQVLDVDKSCHNAVSRIIAYLVNEKVELPSTDTSAYCQARSRLPEELLQKLFGKVAQDLSEKVTTEYLWCGRHVKVIDGSTVSMPDTVENQKAYPQSKSQKPGCGFPIAKIGVMFSLVTGAALAIAINVLHTHDLQLARQLYQFLNPLDVLLGDRAFCAYADLVSIKNLECDVVFRKHQSRKTSMQRGRITGESDKLVIWYKPRKCPQGLSENAFAALPSTLVVREIYYYIIIPGFRTQQISLITTLLDAKIYPTLELVRLYGLRWDVEVNLKHLKSTLGMDVLRCKTPPMIRKELYVYLLAYNLLRTLMWQASTTYGVPPVRLSLQGTRQHLNHFIPQMLAISGVKRHHIYQTLLKVIVHKSVPTRPGRAEPRVRKRRPKAYPLMKNPRHELRRQLQTA
- a CDS encoding non-ribosomal peptide synthetase → MNTNPVSNAEFVFPASFAQQRLWFLHALAPGNPFYNISAAIRLHGHLNITALEQTFNEIVRRHEVLRTRFEMSEGQLHQVVVESVSVPLAIVDLRTLPASDREAAARQQAIALSQRPFDLSADLLLRLTIFQLDALEYILLLNLHHIIADGWSIGVLVRELGTLYTAFSSNKSSPLADLPIQYADFAHWQQEWLQGEVLESQLSYWRSQLADLAVLNLPTDRARSPIQSYKGATHNFQLSKNLTQFLEAFSQQAGVTLFMTLLAAFQTLLHRYTGQEDIAVGSPIANRNRPEIEPLIGFFVNSLVLRTDLSGNPTFWELLGRVREVTLGAYAHQDLPFEKLVEELRPERDLSRHPLFSVAIALQNTPITALELPGLALSQFEFDRGTSRLDLEFHLWQTPAGLQGQIIYSTDLFDRSTIVRMLGHFQTLLAGIVADPHRRLADLPILTAAERQQLLVEWNLTQQDYPLQCIHQLFEAQADKTPNAIAVVYKDEQLTYQELNYRSNQLASYLQTLGVAPEVKVGICVERSFLMMVGILGILKAGGAYVPLDPAYPSERLKFMLEDAQITILLTQQSLAPSSEDWGDRQSLTPSSEDWGDRQSLTPSSEDWGDRQSVAPLLKGGWGDLQPLYLDRDWEIVAQQSGENINSGVTAANLAYIIYTSGSTGQPKGVLVEHGGLCNLAQAQIHTFDLKPEHRILQFASLSFDASIFEIVMAWVIGATLYLVPKAARLGSELISYLRHHAITHATLPPAVLKTLSPTQLPALQTLISAGETCSPEIAARWASDRHFFNAYGLTETTVWSTIAEVSDRKDTTIGRAIANTQIYILDAHLQPQPIGIPGEIYIGGVGLARGYLNRPELTAQRFICEWH